Proteins from a genomic interval of Medicago truncatula cultivar Jemalong A17 chromosome 3, MtrunA17r5.0-ANR, whole genome shotgun sequence:
- the LOC120579540 gene encoding uncharacterized protein has protein sequence MTAYGMLSGWMTAGKMACPCCMHHTKAFRLENGGKSSWFDCHRKFLPSDHPFRRNKDGFYKNRVVRSELPPRLTGEQVWNEVQTMPMIMDNIDEVRIPGYGDKHNWKKRSIFWELPYWSTNLIRHNLDVMHIEKNVFDNVFNTVMDIKGKTKDNIKARMDLKLYCKRKDLELLEHSNGRTIKPKANYTFTLEQKRAICEWVKCLKMPDGYASNLARCVDMKEGKLHGMKSHDCHVFMERLLPIAFSSLPDQTWKAITELSQFFRDLCSTSVRVDDLISLEKNIPIVICKLERIFPPGFFDSMEHLPIHLPYEARVGGPVQYRWMYPFERFLHHLKKKVKNKARVEGSIIESYLIEEISQFCTYYFETSVQSNNTSIGRTGGDHDLAQSLFPIFNLPGRFAGQCKSRFLEDKEFTAAMNHVLINCDEIQPYIEIFVETLRKTHPNMSDEHADKCIEENFAAWLKEYVDNPSNNVLDPNIHALAWGPLRIVKTWPIYFVNGFKFHTKAHSIGKSTMNCGVCVKGTGYGDYENDFYGQLEEIVQIEYPRIPLKKVVLFKCECFDPTIDRGTRLNKQYGIIQIRHNRHYGKYDPFIVADKAIQVYFAPHPICSRINADWWFVVKTKARGVIEDQQVDDSAYQEDFLDQNMVGISADIDLPANLLDVEGRFDEP, from the exons ATGACAGCATATGGAATGTTGTCAGGATGGATGACAGCCGGAAAAATGGCATGTCCTTGTTGTATGCATCACACAAAAGCATTCCGATTGGAGAATGGTGGTAAGTCATCATGGTTTGACTGTCATAGAAAATTCTTGCCAAGTGATCACCCATTTAGAAGAAATAAGGATGGATTTTATAAGAATAGGGTTGTGAGATCAGAACTGCCTCCTAGGTTGACCGGCGAACAAGTATGGAATGAAGTTCAGACAATGCCAATGATAATGGACAATATTGATGAAGTTCGAATTCCAGGTTATGGAGATAAACATAATTGGAAAAAACGAAGCATTTTTTGGGAATTGCCTTATTGGAGCACTAACTTGATTCGACACAATCTTGATGTCATGCATATTGAGAAAAATGTATTTGATAATGTGTTTAATACTGTTATGGACATCAAAGGAAAAACTAAAGATAATATAAAGGCAAGAATGGATTTGAAGTTATATTGCAAGCGCAAGGACTTAGAATTACTTGAACACAGTAATGGGAGGACCATAAAGCCCAAGGCAAACTACACATTTACTCTGGAGCAAAAAAGAGCAATTTGTGAATGGGTAAAATGTTTAAAGATGCCAGATGGATATGCTTCAAACTTGGCTAGATGTGTTGACATGAAGGAAGGAAAGTTACATGGAATGAAAAGTCATGATTGTCATGTGTTCATGGAACGCTTGCTTCCAATTGCTTTTAGCTCATTACCAGATCAAACATGGAAAGCTATAACCGAGCTTAGTCAGTTCTTTAGAGATCTATGCTCAACATCAGTACGAGTAGATGATCTTATTAGCCTTGAGAAAAATATTCCAATAGTGATATGTAAATTGGAACGCATTTTTCCTCCGGGTTTTTTTGACTCAATGGAACACCTACCCATTCACTTACCATATGAAGCAAGAGTTGGAGGTCCAGTGCAATATAGATGGATGTATCCCTTTGAGAG ATTTCTCCATCACCTTAAAAAGAAGGTTAAAAATAAGGCACGTGTTGAAGGATCAATAATTGAGTCATACCTTATTGAGgagatttctcaattttgcaCGTATTATTTCGAGACAAGTGTGCAATCCAACAATACTAGCATTGGAAGAACAGGGGGTGATCATGATTTGGCACAATCTTTATTTCCCATTTTTAATTTGCCTGGTAGATTTGCTGGTCAATGCAAAAGTCGTTTTTTGGAGGATAAGGAATTTACTGCTGCCATGAATCATGTATTAATCAATTGTGATGAGATTCAACCCTATATTGA GATCTTTGTTGAGACACTACGAAAAACTCATCCTAATATGAGCGATGAACATGCTGATAAATGCATTGAAGAAAACTTTGCAGCATGGTTAAAAGAATAT GTTGACAATCCTTCAAATAATGTGCTAGATCCAAATATACATGCTTTAGCATGGGGTCCTTTAAGAATTGTAAAAACTTGGCCTATTTACTTTGTGAATGGCTTCAAATTTCACACGAAAGCACATTCAATTGGAAAGTCTACTATGAATTGTGGAGTGTGTGTTAAAGGTACGGGCTATGGTGACTATGAAAATGACTTTTATGGTCAACTTGAAGAAATAGTTCAAATTGAATATCCTAGAATACCACTGAAGAAGGTTGTGTTGTTTAAATGTGAGTGTTTTGATCCTACAATTGATAGAGGAACAAGGCTTAATAAACAATATGGAATCATTCAAATTCGACATAATCGACATTATGGGAAGTATGATCCATTTATTGTTGCAGATAAGGCAATTCAAGTTTATTTTGCTCCACATCCAATATGCTCTAGGATTAATGCAGATTGGTGGTTTGTAGTCAAAACAAAGGCAAGAGGTGTGATTGAGGATCAACAAGTTGATGACTCTGCATATCAAGAGGATTTTCTGGATCAAAATATGGTTGGCATCTCAGCTGACATAGATTTGCCTGCGAATTTACTAGATGTTGAGGGAAGATTTGATGAG CCTTGA
- the LOC120579356 gene encoding uncharacterized protein, whose amino-acid sequence MSGRGTNRGGRTLSSRGRYSTSRGRIAVEVTPTIPSPLNQSLSPAQLTLSQNINTIPSASPSPTQTPTLTPTPSATIPQNPTPNTSTTIPQNSEQTLPHTQSSAIEPDDDEGIEQEGLEEIEPYGNEFNPSSAIRFLTKSIKSKLDWFCPTWGHASLDQKLLWFTEFKKYCKWHPKYDAKIRQIFEIKGEARFRGMMFQERKNYAKNSEYRPKYIPEPVWNQLIHYWASDKNFKNLSVANTANRASTQGSSIHTAGSISMSEKERRMENETGVKPPVEEVFAICHIRKDKKWVDSRAEHAYGAFKKRKAELLEISMSQNQEEEGLSFESHNNMPDDLTIWKEVAPKGKKGKLYGLGSIGTNTSKYTIGSCSNAFKEKNMEQELLKWKEKVKEQERINQEQKQKLEQQQKRIESNESMLATLFEKLNMPLPPNFACATPMQDEPNDVGEASNENNDDNFGFE is encoded by the exons ATGTCTGGAAGAGGTACTAATAGAGGTGGAAGGACTTTATCCTCTCGAGGTCGATACTCAACTAGTAGAGGGAGAATTGCTGTTGAAGTTACACCTACTATACCATCTCCATTAAATCAATCATTATCACCTGCACAACTTACGCTATCACAAAACATAAACACTATACCATCAGCATCACCATCACCAACTCAAACCCCAACACTAACTCCGACCCCATCAGCTACTATACCTCAAAATCCAACTCCAAACACATCAACTACCATACCTCAAAATTCTGAACAAACTTTGCCACACACTCAATCATCTGCCATTGAACCTGATGATGATGAAGGAATTGAGCAAGAAGGCCTTGAAGAAATAGAGCCGTATGGAAATGA GTTCAATCCATCATCTGCTATTCGTTTCTTGACGAAATCCATTAAGAGCAAATTGGATTGGTTTTGTCCTACATGGGGACATGCATCTCTTGACCAGAAGTTGTTATGGTTTACTGAATTTAAG AAGTATTGTAAATGGCATCCTAAATATGATGCTAAGATTCGACAAATTTTTGAAATCAAGGGAGAAGCTAGATTCAGAGGTATGATGtttcaagagagaaaaaattatgcaaaaaattCTGAATACAGGCCAAAGTACATCCCTGAGCCAGTATGGAATCAATTAATACATTATTGGGCATCCGataaaaattttaagaatttatcAGTGGCAAACACTGCAAATCGTGCTTCAACTCAAGGTAGCTCCATTCATACTGCTGGTTCTATATCTATGAGTGAGAAGGAACGTAGGATG GAGAATGAAACAGGAGTCAAGCCTCCAGTGGAGGAGGTATTTGCTATTTGCCATATCAGAAAGGATAAGAAATGGGTTGATAGTAGAGCTGAGCATGCCTAT GGAGCTTTTAAGAAGAGAAAAGCAGAGCTTTTGGAAATATCTATGTCTCAAAATCAAGAGGAAGAAGGATTGTCTTTCGAAAGCCATAATAATATGCCAGATGACTTGACTATTTGGAAGGAAGTAGCTCCTAAaggtaaaaaaggaaaattatatgGTTTAGGTTCTATAGGAACAAATACTTCGAAGTATACTATTGGTTCATGCTCGAATGCCTTTAAGGAAAAAAACATGGAACAAGAGCTcttaaaatggaaagaaaaggtAAAAGAGCAAGAACGTATAAACCaagagcaaaaacaaaaattagagcAGCAACAAAAAAGAATTGAGTCAAATGAAAGCATGCTTGCAACTTTATTTGAAAAGTTGAATATGCCATTGCCTCCAAACTTTGCTTGTGCGACACCTATGCAAGATGAACCAAATGATGTTGGTGAAGCCTCTAATGAAAACAATGATGATaattttggatttgaatga